In Sebaldella termitidis ATCC 33386, one DNA window encodes the following:
- a CDS encoding adhesion protein FadA encodes MKRILLCLLLGTICFGYTRMSTLTEEAGKINSAETARQERLQRRKEKLENDLEKLYKNYDSRAEITEKLRVDSEVRWYRDEYREILKKYDDVQNNLNEEISKKEKELALVNIGLGIQEEPVLED; translated from the coding sequence ATGAAAAGAATATTATTATGTTTGCTTTTAGGAACAATATGTTTTGGATATACCAGAATGTCAACACTTACCGAGGAAGCCGGGAAGATAAACAGCGCAGAGACAGCAAGGCAGGAAAGACTTCAGCGTAGAAAAGAAAAATTAGAGAATGATCTGGAAAAATTATATAAAAATTATGACAGCAGAGCAGAAATAACAGAAAAACTGAGAGTGGATTCGGAAGTAAGATGGTACAGGGATGAATACAGGGAGATACTGAAAAAATATGACGATGTCCAGAATAATTTAAATGAAGAGATAAGTAAAAAGGAAAAAGAACTGGCACTGGTAAATATAGGACTAGGCATTCAGGAAGAACCAGTTTTGGAAGATTAA
- a CDS encoding FAD-I family protein, whose translation MKKMILPLLMCLFVSHGLLAAPKLKSGKKTESQKMQAEIDRIEKRVNEINNNIEAYKENEKKLDELEVKYEETVTDLRLK comes from the coding sequence ATGAAAAAAATGATATTACCCTTATTGATGTGTTTATTTGTAAGTCACGGACTTTTGGCAGCACCAAAACTGAAAAGCGGGAAAAAAACAGAAAGTCAGAAAATGCAGGCTGAAATAGACAGAATAGAAAAAAGAGTAAATGAGATTAATAATAATATAGAGGCTTATAAAGAAAATGAAAAAAAACTGGATGAGCTGGAAGTAAAATATGAGGAAACAGTAACAGATTTGAGACTGAAATAA
- a CDS encoding OmpA family protein, which yields MKKKIILLLFVLAVFSTARPFTTKQMRNDTIRINALEVEFVEEKAAVQEVKQNGSGEVKKIIRLNENKLYFDFDDSRIKPEYYGLLREMVEEIKAMDSDVIIRGYTDSKGTDEYNNRLSQRRAESVRDKLIEFGLESGRVLKTEGMGERNPIAPNTNKDGSDNPAGRALNRRIELELVK from the coding sequence ATGAAAAAAAAGATAATATTGTTATTATTTGTGCTGGCAGTATTTAGCACAGCAAGGCCGTTTACGACAAAGCAGATGCGAAATGATACAATAAGAATAAATGCCCTGGAAGTAGAGTTTGTGGAGGAGAAGGCTGCGGTACAGGAAGTGAAACAGAATGGAAGCGGAGAAGTAAAGAAGATAATACGTCTGAATGAAAATAAGCTTTATTTTGATTTTGATGACAGCAGAATAAAGCCGGAATATTACGGATTATTGAGAGAAATGGTAGAAGAGATAAAAGCAATGGATTCAGATGTAATAATAAGAGGATATACAGATTCAAAGGGAACAGACGAATATAACAACAGACTGTCCCAGAGAAGAGCAGAGTCAGTCAGGGATAAGCTTATAGAGTTTGGTTTGGAGTCGGGCAGAGTTCTGAAAACAGAGGGAATGGGTGAACGAAATCCAATTGCACCGAATACAAACAAGGATGGAAGTGACAATCCGGCAGGACGTGCTTTGAACAGAAGAATTGAATTGGAACTTGTAAAATAG
- a CDS encoding class I SAM-dependent methyltransferase produces MKENKYDDEKFFNQYKKMARSTGGLEAAGEWHEFRKMMPDFQGKRVLDLGCGFGWHCRYAADNGAKAVTGIDISEKMLEKAKEMTESPVIEYILMPVEEVDYPSESFDAVLSSLTFHYIDSFRNMCKKIYNFLTDGGYFVFSVEHPVFTAYGTQDWYYGKNGERLHWPVDRYFSEGLRKANFLGEEVMKYHKTLTTYINDLIWAGFEITGFMEPKPEESMLRDIPEMQDELRRPMMLLISAKKRKR; encoded by the coding sequence TTGAAAGAAAATAAATATGATGATGAAAAATTTTTTAATCAGTATAAAAAAATGGCAAGATCAACAGGCGGATTGGAAGCTGCGGGAGAATGGCACGAGTTCAGAAAAATGATGCCTGATTTTCAGGGGAAACGTGTGCTGGATCTGGGCTGCGGTTTTGGATGGCATTGCAGATATGCAGCAGATAACGGGGCAAAAGCAGTAACCGGGATAGACATATCAGAGAAAATGCTGGAAAAAGCAAAAGAAATGACAGAGTCGCCTGTAATTGAATATATTTTAATGCCTGTAGAGGAAGTTGACTATCCGTCTGAAAGCTTTGATGCAGTTCTAAGTTCACTGACTTTTCATTATATAGATTCCTTCAGGAATATGTGTAAAAAAATATATAATTTTCTAACTGACGGAGGATATTTTGTATTTTCTGTGGAGCATCCTGTATTTACTGCATATGGAACACAGGACTGGTATTACGGGAAAAACGGGGAGCGTCTTCACTGGCCGGTGGACAGATATTTTTCTGAAGGACTTAGAAAAGCAAATTTTCTCGGAGAGGAAGTAATGAAATATCATAAGACGCTTACCACTTATATAAATGATCTTATATGGGCAGGCTTTGAAATAACGGGATTTATGGAGCCGAAGCCTGAAGAGTCTATGCTAAGAGACATTCCGGAAATGCAGGATGAATTAAGACGTCCGATGATGCTTCTTATTTCGGCTAAAAAAAGGAAGAGATAA
- a CDS encoding DKNYY domain-containing protein, whose amino-acid sequence MKKVILFFGVIVIVLVLGISIVKIIEEGDYDYWSHYFDKDYLAFKGMKNSDAKYLLRAIELGEKSTWAYCTLASVYVEDKNDDLAEKYYKKAINKLDTESIKILDSRYIKDKNNVYLECSEIKERDAESFEVLSYFYTKDKIRVFYVDEELKGADTETFTILNSDYAKDKNNVYYNNKKINKADQKTFEAYENYGKDRNNVYYREILMKDADSETFTENKVWQRTEDGIEYMAEDRNNYYAGEEIVKEKDRN is encoded by the coding sequence ATGAAGAAAGTAATATTATTTTTTGGAGTAATAGTAATAGTATTAGTCTTAGGAATAAGTATTGTAAAAATTATTGAAGAGGGTGATTATGATTACTGGTCACATTATTTTGATAAAGATTATCTTGCGTTTAAAGGAATGAAAAATTCTGATGCGAAATATCTGTTAAGAGCAATAGAATTAGGTGAAAAAAGTACATGGGCATATTGTACGCTGGCATCTGTTTATGTAGAAGACAAGAACGATGACTTGGCTGAAAAGTATTATAAAAAAGCAATAAATAAACTGGATACAGAAAGTATAAAAATACTGGACAGCAGATATATTAAGGATAAAAATAATGTGTACCTTGAGTGCAGTGAAATTAAAGAGAGGGATGCGGAAAGTTTTGAAGTATTATCATATTTTTATACGAAAGATAAAATCAGAGTTTTTTATGTAGATGAAGAATTAAAAGGTGCAGATACTGAAACATTTACCATCTTAAACAGTGACTATGCAAAAGATAAAAATAATGTATATTATAATAATAAAAAAATAAATAAAGCAGATCAGAAAACATTTGAAGCTTATGAAAATTACGGAAAAGACAGAAACAATGTATATTATAGGGAAATATTGATGAAAGATGCTGATTCAGAGACATTTACAGAAAATAAAGTATGGCAGAGGACAGAGGACGGGATCGAATACATGGCAGAAGACAGAAATAATTACTATGCAGGAGAAGAAATAGTAAAAGAAAAAGACCGGAATTAA
- a CDS encoding histidine phosphatase family protein: MNKNTEFIFIRHGITELNVKKVYFGQLDPALINEGIQQIQNTKKNLINENISLFYSSDLKRCTESAKIINESLNLDIIEKEGFRELNFGIFEGISHEELMNKYPEEADIFFKNWETYRIPGGESIHDFMMRAVNEIEEIKKACKGERILITTHSGVIQSVLSYYFTGNLEAYWKFRFNHGSMTKLCFDSSDFAFLEYVNRI; the protein is encoded by the coding sequence ATGAATAAAAATACGGAATTTATATTTATACGTCACGGTATTACAGAATTGAATGTAAAAAAGGTATATTTCGGACAGCTTGACCCGGCGTTAATTAATGAAGGAATTCAGCAGATTCAAAATACAAAAAAAAATCTTATCAATGAAAATATCAGTCTGTTTTATTCCAGTGATCTGAAAAGATGTACTGAATCTGCAAAAATCATAAATGAATCTCTTAATCTTGATATTATAGAAAAAGAAGGATTTCGTGAATTAAATTTCGGAATTTTTGAAGGAATAAGCCATGAAGAGTTAATGAATAAATATCCAGAAGAAGCCGATATTTTTTTTAAAAACTGGGAAACATACCGTATTCCCGGCGGTGAGAGTATTCATGATTTTATGATGAGAGCTGTAAATGAAATTGAGGAAATAAAAAAAGCCTGTAAAGGAGAAAGAATTCTTATAACAACACATTCAGGTGTTATACAGTCAGTTCTTTCATATTATTTCACAGGAAACCTTGAGGCTTACTGGAAATTCAGATTTAATCACGGCTCTATGACTAAGCTGTGTTTTGATAGTTCTGATTTTGCTTTTTTGGAATATGTTAACAGAATATAA
- the cobS gene encoding adenosylcobinamide-GDP ribazoletransferase has product MLTLIKQFILLTQFMTRIPVPVKTEYNEKDFGKSIKYFPVLGLLIGGLLYLTYFIVTKFTDSRLLTAVFIVIAETVITGAIHLDGLADTFDGLFSYRPKDKILEIMKDSRIGTNGAIVLIIYFLLKTFLLAEADIKYIIMMPVIARLATVTNAGLGTYARKNGMSNAIMDYNSKSDILISLLITSVICFFLGGFKGIISVFVCLAFIIYFLFYVTKKIDGVTGDTMGASLEMTSILVLITGVILK; this is encoded by the coding sequence GTGCTGACTTTGATAAAACAATTTATTCTGCTTACACAGTTTATGACACGTATTCCTGTTCCCGTGAAAACTGAATATAATGAAAAGGATTTCGGAAAATCAATAAAATATTTTCCCGTTTTGGGCTTGCTGATCGGCGGACTTTTATATCTTACTTATTTTATTGTAACAAAATTTACCGACAGCCGGCTTCTTACTGCGGTTTTTATTGTTATTGCAGAAACTGTTATTACCGGAGCAATACATTTAGACGGACTTGCCGATACATTTGACGGACTTTTCAGCTACCGTCCGAAAGATAAAATACTGGAAATAATGAAGGATTCCAGAATAGGGACTAACGGTGCGATTGTTCTCATCATATACTTTCTTCTGAAAACTTTCCTGCTTGCAGAAGCTGACATAAAGTATATCATCATGATGCCTGTCATCGCCAGACTTGCTACAGTTACGAATGCCGGTCTCGGGACATATGCCAGAAAAAACGGCATGAGCAATGCTATAATGGATTATAATTCAAAGTCTGATATTCTGATTTCACTGCTCATTACCTCTGTAATCTGCTTTTTTTTAGGAGGCTTCAAAGGTATAATCTCTGTTTTTGTGTGTCTGGCGTTTATTATATATTTTTTATTTTATGTCACAAAAAAAATTGACGGAGTTACGGGTGATACCATGGGTGCAAGCCTTGAAATGACCAGTATCCTTGTACTTATCACAGGAGTGATTCTAAAATGA
- a CDS encoding sirohydrochlorin chelatase, producing MNKKEGLIRMKAVMIVGHGSRSLKSQEEFKKIIEVMKQKLAHTKVYGTNMELAEPLMEDTIDEIVKENSGISEIIVVPFFLFEGMHIRKDIPEKLDEFREKYPDIKITFGRPLGADPMIAEVLTARVNEML from the coding sequence TTGAATAAGAAAGAAGGATTGATCAGAATGAAAGCAGTAATGATAGTAGGGCACGGAAGCCGTTCCCTGAAATCACAGGAAGAATTCAAAAAAATAATCGAGGTCATGAAACAGAAACTGGCTCATACAAAGGTGTATGGTACAAACATGGAATTAGCAGAACCGCTGATGGAGGATACTATTGACGAAATAGTAAAGGAAAACAGCGGGATCAGTGAAATTATTGTTGTACCATTTTTTTTGTTTGAGGGAATGCATATCAGAAAAGATATTCCTGAAAAATTAGATGAGTTCAGGGAAAAATATCCGGATATAAAAATAACGTTCGGAAGACCGCTTGGAGCAGATCCGATGATAGCAGAGGTATTAACTGCAAGAGTAAATGAAATGCTCTAG
- a CDS encoding energy-coupling factor ABC transporter permease, producing the protein MKNKSRIYLIASAFLILSVSSYSMHIMEGYLPVKWAVFWFILCAPFWIYGLVKLQKEAKGNVEEKLTLALAGAFIFVLSALKIPSVTGSSSHPTGVGLSAILFGPFITSILGTIALIFQAVLLAHGGLTTLGANAFSMAVAGPLVSYGIYRLLKKKNKSLAVFLAASLGNLSTYVITSFQLALANPSADGGITASFVKFAMIFAVTQIPLAVIEGLLTNVVMNLLEKYNIKQGVKA; encoded by the coding sequence ATGAAAAATAAAAGTAGAATATATTTAATTGCATCAGCATTTTTAATATTATCAGTGAGCAGTTATTCAATGCATATTATGGAAGGATATCTGCCGGTAAAATGGGCAGTATTCTGGTTTATTCTTTGTGCTCCGTTCTGGATTTACGGACTTGTAAAATTACAGAAAGAAGCAAAAGGTAACGTGGAAGAAAAATTGACACTGGCACTTGCAGGAGCGTTTATTTTTGTTCTTTCCGCATTAAAAATACCGTCAGTAACAGGAAGCTCGTCACATCCTACAGGTGTAGGACTGTCTGCAATATTATTCGGACCGTTTATTACATCAATACTGGGAACTATAGCACTTATATTTCAGGCAGTGCTGCTTGCACACGGAGGGCTTACCACACTCGGGGCAAATGCATTTTCCATGGCAGTGGCGGGACCTTTGGTGTCATATGGTATCTACAGACTTCTGAAAAAAAAGAATAAATCTCTTGCTGTATTTCTTGCGGCTTCACTGGGAAACCTGAGTACATATGTAATAACTTCTTTCCAGCTGGCACTTGCGAATCCATCGGCAGACGGGGGAATAACAGCATCATTTGTGAAATTTGCCATGATATTTGCCGTGACACAGATTCCTTTGGCAGTAATAGAAGGACTTCTGACTAACGTAGTAATGAATTTACTTGAAAAATATAATATAAAGCAAGGGGTGAAGGCATAA
- a CDS encoding energy-coupling factor ABC transporter substrate-binding protein: MKILKNNIALICLVIVIGAAPLMLVKNSEFGGADGKAEELITEINPGYEPWAESLIEPPGGETESLLFALQAALGAGVVCYVLGYFRGRAKNADR; this comes from the coding sequence ATGAAAATTTTGAAGAATAATATAGCATTAATCTGCCTTGTAATAGTTATCGGAGCAGCACCTCTGATGCTGGTAAAAAATTCCGAATTTGGCGGTGCAGACGGGAAGGCCGAGGAATTAATAACTGAGATAAATCCAGGTTATGAGCCTTGGGCGGAAAGTCTCATAGAGCCGCCGGGCGGAGAAACAGAAAGTCTTCTGTTTGCTTTGCAGGCAGCATTGGGAGCAGGAGTAGTCTGCTACGTTCTGGGATATTTCAGAGGCAGAGCCAAGAATGCTGATAGATAA
- a CDS encoding CbiQ family ECF transporter T component encodes MLIDKISYANSLKDVNPLEKFILSAGVLVFLLMTKEKTVFIMNFVIFNFIILFIMKVSAGKLLKLYSIPAVFILTTLIPMFLIKGDITMLLLRAFASLSAAYFLVCSTPAADLDYIFEKLRFPKIFREMFLLIYRYIFVLFDIKDQIITAQKSRSGYVNYRTSKRSFGILLISILRKTYYYSRNSVKAVEARLGNEFIFYQRRYNKPGKEVVFIITILLINLFLVVWYA; translated from the coding sequence ATGCTGATAGATAAAATATCTTATGCTAATTCTCTCAAGGATGTTAATCCTCTTGAAAAATTTATTTTATCGGCAGGAGTACTGGTATTCCTATTAATGACAAAAGAAAAAACAGTATTTATAATGAATTTTGTTATATTTAATTTTATTATTTTATTTATTATGAAGGTAAGTGCAGGAAAGCTTTTGAAGCTGTATTCGATTCCGGCGGTCTTTATACTGACTACACTTATTCCCATGTTTTTAATAAAAGGAGATATAACAATGCTTCTGCTGAGGGCATTTGCATCTCTTTCTGCTGCATATTTTCTGGTGTGTTCCACGCCGGCGGCAGATCTGGATTATATTTTTGAAAAGCTGAGATTCCCGAAAATTTTCAGAGAGATGTTTTTGCTGATTTACAGATATATTTTTGTTTTATTTGATATAAAAGATCAGATAATTACGGCACAGAAAAGCAGGTCAGGATATGTGAATTACAGAACGTCAAAGAGATCATTCGGAATTCTGCTGATATCAATATTAAGAAAGACATATTATTACAGCAGAAATTCCGTAAAGGCTGTAGAAGCAAGACTTGGAAATGAATTTATATTTTATCAAAGAAGATATAACAAGCCGGGTAAAGAAGTAGTTTTTATAATAACAATATTATTAATAAATTTATTTTTGGTGGTATGGTATGCTTAA
- a CDS encoding energy-coupling factor ABC transporter ATP-binding protein, with protein MLKLEDVVFSYEKGTEIIKGININIEEGKKIVFLGENGSGKSTLFLLMNGLLKPEKGNLYFKGEKIGYKKKELDKLREKVGIVFQDPEIQIFAPTVMQEVAFGLQNLGYSSDETEERALEAMRALEIENLRNTPCHHLSYGQKKRVAIASITAMKPEILILDEPLAWLDPKNKKRILEILLNFSKEGKTMIVSTHDVNFAYDFADYIFVLRDGQLLKSGDKKEVFSDFEFLKNANLDVPVILKMYSHLKDSLNTDFDSFLAGYNRFLKENF; from the coding sequence ATGCTTAAATTGGAAGATGTTGTTTTTTCATATGAAAAAGGGACAGAAATAATAAAGGGAATAAATATTAATATAGAAGAGGGAAAGAAGATAGTGTTTCTGGGTGAAAACGGATCAGGAAAATCAACATTGTTTTTACTTATGAACGGTCTTCTGAAGCCTGAAAAGGGAAATCTTTACTTTAAAGGTGAAAAGATAGGATATAAGAAAAAAGAACTGGATAAACTGAGGGAAAAGGTAGGTATTGTATTTCAAGATCCGGAAATACAGATATTTGCTCCTACAGTGATGCAGGAGGTAGCCTTTGGTCTGCAAAACCTCGGTTACTCTTCGGATGAAACAGAGGAAAGAGCATTGGAAGCAATGAGAGCTCTGGAGATAGAAAATTTACGTAATACACCATGCCATCATCTAAGCTACGGCCAGAAAAAAAGAGTGGCAATAGCATCTATAACGGCGATGAAGCCGGAAATATTAATATTGGACGAGCCTCTTGCCTGGCTGGATCCTAAAAATAAGAAGAGAATACTGGAAATACTTCTGAATTTTTCAAAAGAGGGAAAGACAATGATTGTTTCCACACATGATGTAAATTTTGCCTATGATTTTGCTGATTATATTTTTGTGCTTAGGGACGGACAGCTTTTGAAAAGCGGTGATAAAAAAGAAGTTTTTTCTGATTTTGAATTTTTGAAAAATGCAAATCTGGATGTCCCTGTGATTCTGAAAATGTACAGCCATCTAAAAGACAGTTTGAATACTGACTTTGACAGCTTTCTTGCAGGATATAACAGATTTTTGAAGGAGAATTTTTAG
- a CDS encoding cobyrinate a,c-diamide synthase, translating to MRKILIAGTMSGSGKTTVSSIIMSAFANVAPFKIGPDYIDPGYHRLFTGNASYNLDSFMFDENTLKYIFEENSKGKDIAVIEGVMGLYDGINHTKDNFSTAHTARILDVPVILVVNAKGISTSIAAEVLGFSGFDKDVNIAGVILNNVSGEKLYLSLKEAVEAYTGIECLGYIPKDENIGVESRHLGLKQAFEVEDSAKRKEFLKDIGEKYLNLKRIYEIAESSEEYNIKNPAEELKNIFRGKRAAVARDKAFSFYYESNFDMMKYAGLELVEFSPVYDSKVPENVDFIYLGGGYPELYAKELAENTEMKKSITAAHKAGIPIYAECGGFIYLTDGLKNTDGKFYEFCGIFDIKTAMRKKLNMGRFGYININMENGIKIRGHEFHYSEIFENNEKQCFYNIKKENGREWECGYKKNNTLAGYPHIAFYSEPEFLKFLFEQVP from the coding sequence ATGAGAAAGATATTAATTGCCGGCACTATGAGCGGAAGCGGAAAAACTACAGTAAGCAGTATTATTATGTCTGCCTTTGCAAATGTTGCTCCGTTTAAAATCGGGCCGGACTATATAGATCCCGGATATCACAGACTTTTTACGGGAAATGCCTCATATAATCTGGATTCATTTATGTTTGACGAGAATACACTGAAATATATATTCGAGGAAAATTCCAAAGGAAAAGATATAGCGGTAATAGAGGGAGTAATGGGACTTTATGACGGAATAAACCATACAAAGGATAATTTCAGTACTGCACATACAGCAAGAATTCTCGATGTTCCGGTAATTCTCGTGGTAAATGCAAAGGGAATATCTACAAGCATAGCAGCAGAGGTGCTGGGATTTTCAGGCTTTGACAAAGATGTCAATATAGCAGGGGTTATTCTGAATAATGTTTCCGGGGAAAAGCTTTATCTTAGTCTGAAAGAAGCTGTGGAAGCATATACGGGTATTGAGTGTCTGGGATATATACCCAAGGATGAAAATATCGGTGTGGAGAGCAGGCATCTTGGACTGAAGCAGGCATTTGAAGTAGAGGATTCGGCTAAAAGAAAAGAATTTTTGAAGGATATAGGGGAAAAATATCTGAATCTAAAAAGAATATATGAAATTGCGGAAAGCTCCGAAGAATATAATATAAAAAATCCTGCTGAGGAACTTAAAAATATTTTTAGAGGGAAGAGAGCTGCTGTAGCCAGAGATAAGGCATTTTCATTTTATTACGAATCGAATTTTGATATGATGAAATACGCGGGTCTGGAGCTGGTGGAGTTTAGCCCTGTGTATGACAGTAAGGTTCCTGAAAATGTTGACTTTATCTATCTTGGCGGAGGATATCCCGAGCTTTATGCAAAAGAGCTTGCGGAAAATACAGAGATGAAAAAAAGCATCACGGCGGCACATAAGGCAGGAATACCTATATATGCAGAGTGCGGAGGTTTTATTTATCTTACAGACGGACTAAAAAATACTGATGGAAAATTTTATGAATTCTGCGGAATATTTGATATAAAAACAGCTATGAGAAAAAAGCTTAATATGGGAAGATTCGGATACATAAATATAAATATGGAAAACGGAATTAAAATAAGAGGGCATGAGTTTCATTATTCAGAGATATTTGAGAATAATGAAAAACAATGTTTTTACAATATAAAGAAAGAAAACGGCAGGGAATGGGAATGCGGCTATAAGAAAAATAACACTCTTGCCGGTTATCCTCATATTGCTTTTTATTCCGAGCCTGAATTTTTGAAATTTTTATTTGAACAGGTCCCATAG
- a CDS encoding precorrin-8X methylmutase, whose translation MSYIKAPMDIEKRSFEIIEEELGEKINSFTEAEKPVVKRIIHTTADFEYADLLDIENDAINSGMEALKSGCKIYCDTNMIVNGLSRGILEKFSVKAYSLVSDEETIKEAKERGVTRSIVGMEKALKDKDTKIFLIGNAPTALYTLLENMKENMPKLIVGVPVGFVGASESKEELSKYDVPYIRIRGRKGGSTVAVSILHGILYQMYQREGM comes from the coding sequence ATGTCGTATATAAAAGCACCAATGGATATAGAAAAAAGAAGCTTTGAAATAATAGAAGAGGAGCTCGGGGAAAAAATAAACAGCTTTACAGAAGCCGAGAAGCCCGTGGTAAAAAGAATTATACATACCACAGCGGATTTTGAATATGCAGATCTTCTGGATATAGAAAATGATGCAATAAATTCCGGAATGGAAGCATTAAAATCCGGTTGTAAGATTTATTGTGACACTAATATGATAGTAAACGGACTAAGCAGAGGTATACTTGAAAAGTTTTCCGTGAAAGCATATTCACTTGTATCAGATGAGGAAACTATAAAGGAAGCAAAAGAAAGAGGCGTTACAAGGTCTATAGTAGGAATGGAAAAGGCTCTGAAGGATAAGGACACAAAAATATTTCTTATAGGAAATGCACCTACAGCTCTTTACACACTTTTGGAAAATATGAAGGAAAATATGCCAAAGCTGATAGTGGGTGTTCCTGTAGGTTTCGTAGGAGCGAGTGAATCAAAAGAGGAGCTGTCAAAGTATGATGTTCCGTATATAAGAATAAGAGGCAGAAAGGGCGGGAGTACAGTAGCTGTATCTATTCTTCACGGTATTTTATACCAGATGTACCAAAGGGAAGGAATGTAA
- the cbiD gene encoding cobalt-precorrin-5B (C(1))-methyltransferase CbiD codes for MEGYRYYQGKQLRCGFTTGSAAAAAAQAAMAAFFGERVPDEVIIDLPAGGTLKIEINTVRVREGYTIASVIKDGGDDPDITHGIEIFSKISIREDNKVNIYGGIGVGTVTKPGLPMKVGMSSINPVPMKMIENEVRKELPAGKGVDVEIFVPEGEEIAKRTLNPKLGVLGGISILGTTGIVKPMSEEAFKDSLAIELKMLLAENPEKEVIFVFGNHGKKFIKEKFDTDEGKILVISNFVGFMLDRACEYGVRKIFFAGDLGKFVKVAGGIFHTHSRMSDAKLEILTANALLAGEERKNLLKILNSNTTEEAVNYVTKKETFTLLAEKAKEKCQEYVRRNGAEISVETLIFASGGRELGRSKGWKL; via the coding sequence ATGGAAGGATATAGATATTATCAGGGGAAGCAGTTAAGGTGCGGTTTTACTACGGGAAGTGCTGCAGCTGCAGCTGCTCAGGCAGCAATGGCTGCGTTTTTCGGAGAAAGAGTTCCGGATGAAGTTATAATAGATCTTCCGGCAGGAGGAACTCTGAAAATAGAAATAAATACCGTGCGTGTAAGGGAGGGCTATACTATCGCCTCTGTAATAAAGGACGGCGGAGATGACCCTGATATTACACACGGCATTGAGATTTTTTCAAAAATAAGTATCCGTGAGGATAATAAGGTAAATATATATGGCGGAATAGGAGTGGGGACTGTTACCAAGCCCGGTCTTCCCATGAAAGTGGGGATGTCTTCCATAAATCCGGTGCCTATGAAGATGATAGAAAATGAAGTGCGGAAGGAACTTCCGGCTGGTAAAGGCGTGGATGTGGAAATATTCGTACCCGAAGGGGAAGAAATTGCAAAAAGAACATTGAACCCTAAGCTTGGTGTTTTGGGAGGAATTTCAATACTGGGAACAACGGGAATAGTAAAGCCCATGTCGGAAGAGGCTTTTAAAGATTCACTTGCCATAGAGCTGAAAATGCTTTTAGCTGAAAATCCTGAAAAAGAAGTGATTTTTGTATTTGGCAACCATGGGAAAAAATTTATAAAGGAAAAGTTTGATACAGACGAGGGGAAAATACTTGTAATAAGTAATTTTGTGGGCTTTATGCTTGACAGGGCATGTGAATACGGGGTAAGAAAAATCTTTTTTGCCGGAGATCTAGGAAAGTTCGTAAAGGTAGCGGGCGGGATATTTCATACACACAGCAGAATGTCCGATGCAAAACTGGAAATATTAACAGCAAATGCACTGCTTGCAGGGGAGGAGAGAAAGAACCTGTTGAAAATATTAAATTCCAACACCACAGAAGAGGCTGTTAATTATGTGACAAAAAAGGAAACATTTACACTTCTTGCGGAAAAGGCAAAAGAAAAATGTCAGGAATATGTAAGAAGAAACGGTGCGGAAATATCCGTGGAAACTCTGATATTTGCTTCAGGAGGAAGAGAGCTGGGGCGGAGTAAAGGATGGAAATTATAA